The Sphingobacterium lactis sequence TTTTTGGGAGGGGATGGGCGCGCTTTGCGCGCCCATCCCCTCCCAAAAAAACACTCAAATCGCGCTAACCAGCACGCTGGCGCAAGTCTCTTGATGAGGGCTGCGCGGTGGAGGACTTGTGCCTAAAACATGCCGTAGGCACAAAGACATCTTTCAACCCATGCAACCTCGGAGAGGTGTAACTATTTTAGAAAATTAGTTAGCACACCATCCAACCCCAGAGGGGTGTCACTATTTTAGCATGAGCGATAAGATAAATTGCCCCCCGCATCGTTTTTTGGTTTGCTGAAGCAAACCAAAAAACGATGCGGGGGGCTTTGGCGATTTGTAGCGGCGTTCCTAAAATAGTTCAACCCCTCTGGGGTTGCATGGCGGAAAAATGTCCTAAGGATGTATGGTAGGGTTCCATCCAAAGGCACAAGAGATCCTCCGCACTTGGCCATCCGCACAACTCTTGCGCCAGCCTTGTGCGCTTGAAATAAGGGCGATATTTTGTTGTTGAATACGTGTTATTGGACATGTGCCTTAAAAATGCCAAAGGCACAAGAATCCAACCGCTCAAAAAAAAGGCGACCCACGGCCGCCTTACTATCTCAAATCTCATATCTCATATCTCACATCTACATTAGACAAACGCGCTAAAGCCCGTTATGCTTCTGCCGACGATGAGGGAGTTGATCTCTTTGGTACCTTCATAGGAATAAATCGCTTCCGCATCCGCGAGAAAGCGCGCTACGTTATACTCCAGTAATATACCGTTCCCGCCCATGACTTCACGTGCCTTGGAAACGATATCGCGCATCCGAAGGGTACAGAACACCTTTGCCAGGGAGGCATGTTCATCCCTGAGCTTGTCGTCATCCTGCAACTCCGAGAGTCGGAACACCAGGGTTTGCATGGCTGTCAGGTTGGACAGCATCTCTACCAGGTGGTTCTGGATAAGCTGGAAGGACGCGATTGGCTTACCAAACTGCTCGCGCTTTATGGTGTAGTCCAGTGCATTCTCGTAGGCACCACGGGCACAGCCGACAGCCATCCAGGCCACTCCTGCCCGGGTCATTTGCAGCACCTTTGCCGTATCCTTGAACGAGTTGGCATGTGGCAAGCGGTCGGAGTCAGGAACGACGCAGTCTGTCAGCGTGATCAAACCATTCTGCACGATCCGAAGCGCCATTTTTCCTTTGATCTTCTCCACGGCAAAGCCCGGATTTTCCTTGCGGACGATAAATCCTTTCACCTGTTGGTCATCCAGGTCGCGCGCCCAAATAATGGTGATATCGGAAAAGGTGGAGTTACCGATCCATTTCTTCTGTCCATTCAGCACCCAATTATCTCCATCGCGTTTACAGGTTGTGGTCAGTCCACCGGCTGTTGCCGAACCTACCAAGGGCTCGGTAAGGCCGAAGGCACCGATCTTCTCCAGCTGCTGCATCTTGGGCAACCATTCATTCTTCTGTTCTTCCGATCCGCACATGTAGATGGAACCCATCGCCAGCCCGCTCTGCACTCCCAGGAAAGTGGCAATGGAGGGATCGACCCGCCCGAACTCGCTGGCAATAATGCCATCCATCAGGGAAGTTCCCCCCGCACAGCCGTAACCTTCGTACACATACCCACAGACATTGAGCTCCCGCAGTTTGGGAATAATCTCAAAAGGGAATTCATCATGCAACCAATATTTATTGACCAGTGGTTTTATTTCAGTTTCCAGGAAGGTCCGTACCTTCATCTGCAGGGCACGGTCGGTTTCGGATAATTTGGCGGATACATCGTAAAAATCGGCATTGATCGGCGGTGGATCCTTTTTCTTCTTGCTGCCGGTCAACATTTTCATGGCCATATTCAGTTGATTCTCGTCCATTTTGGATACTGCACCCAAAACTTGCGCTAAATCTACCTTTTTCGAAATCTTTTCCAACTGCTCAAAATCAACTGATTTTAAGAGCTTTAGGATATTCTTTGCTTTGTCAAACATATCAATTCTTTAAAAACTTAACAGAAATATAACAAAATTTGTTTTTTCTTGTTGCAAATCAACAAAACAGTAGTATATTTGCCCTGCCTTAAGAAAAATATAGCAAAACAATCGACTGATATTCAGAAGATTTAACAAAAAAATTAAAAATATTTATTTTCTTGGGTTACCTTTTCAGGTATTGGGTATTAAGAATTAAATAAACAAATTTGTTTCAACTAAAATAGAAAATTAAAAATGAAAAATTTATTCAAATTCGGATTCTTAGGTTTAGCATTAACTATCGCTGTTGCTTCTTGTAACAACGCTGAAACTAAAACTGAAGCTACTGCTGACTCTTTGTCAAATGCAGTTGATTCAACTACTGAAGTAGTAGCTGATTCAATCGAAAACGTAGCTGATTCAGTTCGTGCAACTGGTGACTCTATCTCTGATTCATTGAAAAACGTTCAATAATCCGAATAAAAACTAGAAATACAAAAGAAGCCCGTTTTTTAACGGGCTTCTTTTGTTTAGATGTGAGTATTGAGATGTGAGATTTGAGATAGAAAGCGTCATACCCCTTCCCCGATGGTACATTACAGAAGTATTTGGAAATGGTAACGGACGTTCTCTATTAAACTTTAGGATAGTTACTCAAACTTCATCTTGTACTGCCCTAGGCAAGAAGCTCTTCACTTCTCTCCAATATCTTCAAATAACACATCTCCACTTTATTTCTTAAATACACAAATCCCAAAATAATTCCTCAGTTCTGTCCCATCCTTTCCAGCGTCATTATCACCCCCACTGTCTCACATCTCACATCTCAAATCTAATCCTCATATTATTCCTTTCCAGCGTCCAATTTCACCCCCACTGTCTCACATCTCACATCTCAAATCTCAAATCTATTTCTTACTTTTGCGCAATACAAAAGAAAATAGCATGACATTATCTCCCCTAACTGCTATCACTCCAATTGATGGTAGGTATTACAATAACACCAAAGACTTATCGAATTACTTTTCTGAGTTCGCCTTGATAAAATACCGTGTTTTGGTTGAGGTTGAGTATTTTATCGCGTTATGTGGTTCCGGGATTCCTCAGTTGAGCCATTTCGACGGAAGTCTGAACAACAAATTGCGGGATCTATACCGCAACTTCAGCTTGGAAGATGCGCAATGGATTAAGGATACCGAAAAGGTGACCAACCATGATGTTAAAGCGGTGGAATATTTTCTGAAGAACGAGTTTGAAAAATTAGGGCTGTCGGATTCCTTGGAGTTCATCCACTTTGGTTTGACATCCCAGGACATCAACAATACGGCTATTCCACATTCCTGGAAAGATGCCCTCCAAGAGGTGTACAATCCAGCCATTACGGAATTGGTCGACGAACTGAAGAAATTGAGCACGGAGTGGGAAAATGTATCGATGCTGGCCCGTACGCATGGACAGCCGGCCTCTCCTACGCGTTTAGGGAAAGAGATCAAGGTCTTCATCGAACGGATCGAGAAACAACTGGAATTATTGAAATCCATCCCTTTCTCCGCTAAGTTCGGTGGTGCTACCGGAAACTTCAACGCGCATTTTGTGGCCTATCCAAACCACGATTGGGTAGCATTCGGAAACAGTTTTGTCAATGAGACATTGGGACTTGACCGATCCCAAACCACCACGCAGATCGAACACTACGATAATTTTGCGGCGAGCTGTGATAACCTGAAACGCATCAACAACATCATTATCGACTTATGTCGTGATGTGTGGACCTATATTTCCATGGATTACTTCAAGCAGAAGATCACTGCTGGACAGATTGGATCCTCAGCGATGCCACATAAGGTGAATCCGATCGACTTTGAAAACGCAGAAGGAAATCTTGGGCTTGCTAATGCTGTGCTGGAGCATTTAGCAGCGAAGTTACCGATCTCCAGACTACAACGTGACCTAACGGACTCGACAGTCCTTCGAAATATCGGCGTTCCTTTCGCCTACACACTGATTGCAATAAAATCTACCTTACGAGGTCTTCGCAAGTTGATCTTGAACGAGGCAGCATTCCAGGCGGATCTGGAGAACAACTGGGCAGTTGTTGCAGAAGCGATCCAAACGATCCTTCGTCGTGAGGGCTATCCTAAACCATACGAAGCCTTGAAAGACCTCACACGTACCAATGCGCACGTGACACAGGCGACCATTGCTTCATTTGTGGACGGATTGGCCGTTTCCGATGAGGTAAAAGCAGAGATCAAAGCCATTAGCCCGAGCAATTATACGGGTGTGAAGCTATAAGCTTTGACGAAGCAATGACGTACCGCAATAGGGAATTGCAGTATATTTGTTTTTTATTTAGAAATTGAACACATGGCAACAATAAACGTATATACAGAGAGTACTCCGAACCCGGCGACGATGAAGTTCTTGGTGAACAAGTTATTGATCAACGGTAGTTTGGATTATCCAGATAAGGAAAAAGCACAGGAATCTGCCTTCGCAAGGGAATTGTTCAAATTCAACTTCGTGAACGGTGTATTCTTTGCGAGCAACTTCGTAACCATCACCAAAACGGAAGATGCGGAATGGTCGGATATCGAAGCGCTATTGAAAGAATTCGTTAAGGGTGCTGTAGAATCTGAGCTTGCAGTAAAACCGGTTGAACACTCGGAAGAAGTGGTATTCGAAGGTTCTGATGTAGAGGTGAAGATCCAACAGGTATTGCACGATTATGTTCGCCCAGCGGTTGAGCAGGATGGTGGCGCAATTGCCTACAAATCTTTCGACAGTGGTATTGTAACGGTTGAACTTCGCGGTTCATGCTCCGGATGTCCATCTTCGACCATTACACTAAAGGCAGGAATCGAAGGCTTGCTAAAACGCATGGTTCCGGAAGTAGAAGAAGTTGTTGCGAACGCAATGTAAGAACTGGCCCTAAGCCAAAGAACAATATATTGAGGTCTGGAGTAATTTCCAGACCTTTTTTTGTGCTGTACTGCGCCAGAGTTAGCACTGGAACTTAAACCCCACTCCACGTATGGATAGGATTTGGATGGTTCATTAATCCAAAACCAATTATAGCCAAACCTATCCTCAGGATTAATAATTTCGCAATAAGGTTAAGGGGTTTTTCGGAATCCCTTCATGGTGTTTTCGAAATTGTGGATTGTTAGGAAATTATGGAGTTATCCCCGCTGGAAAAGGGCAAATAATTCAGGATTATAAGGTCCACTCCATTAAAAATCACTACCTTTATCGGCAAAATAATTGAAATATTATACTTAAAATGAGTGCAGACATAAACAAACTAGAACAGATCGCTTCGCAGGTAAGAAGAGACATTGTTCGCATGGTGCATGCTTGCCAATCCGGACACCCAGGAGGATCATTGGGCTGTACGGATTATTTTGTGGCATTGTACTTTCATGCGATGAAACATGACCCATCTTTCAACATGGATGGCATCGGTGAGGACTTATTCTTCTTGTCCAACGGGCATATTTCTCCGGTATTCTACAGTACATTGGCACGGGCTGGATATTTTCCAGTGAGTGAGCTGTCGACTTTCCGTAAGATCAATTCCCGTTTACAGGGACACCCGACTACGCACGAGCACCTTCCGGGAATCCGTGTGGCTTCAGGTTCTTTGGGACAGGGTCTTTCCGTAGCGTTGGGTGCTGCCCAAGCGAAGAAATTAAACAAGGACAACAGCCTGGTTTATGTATTGATGGGAGACGGTGAGTTGCAAGAAGGTCAAGTTTGGGAAGCAGCTATGTATGCTCCTCACAATAAAATGGACAATATCATTGCCGCAGTGGATTACAACCGCGCACAGATCGATGGTTCTACAGACGAAGTGTTGAACCTGGGTAACCTACGTGCGAAATGGGAAGCATTCGGATGGGATGTATTGGAAGTGGACAACGGAAACGATATGACAGCAGTCATTGCCGGTCTTGATGAAGCAAAATCTCGTACCGGAAAAGGCAAACCGGTGATTATCCTATTGCATACCGAAATGGGATCCGGTGTTGACTTTATGATGGGTTCACATAAATGGCACGGTGTTGCTCCAAATGACGAACAGTTGGAGACGGCGTTAAACCAAATTCCTAGAACTATCGGCGATTATTAATATTAGTTTAGACGTTTTTTTTGGGAGGCATACTTCCCAAATACAAGCCTCATAAAATGAAAAAATACACTTATACAGAATCAAAAGATACACGTTCAGGTTTTGGTGCCGGTTTATTGGAAGCGGGCCAAAAGAATGAGAACGTAGTAGCCTTATGTGCTGACTTGATCGGTTCATTGAAAATGAACGACTTTATAAAAGCATTTCCTGAGCGCTTTTTCCAGATCGGTATTGCGGAAGCAAACATGATGGGTATTGCGGCAGGTCTTACCATTGGTGGTAAAATCCCTTTCACAGGTACATTTGCCAACTTCTCTACCGGTCGTGTTTACGATCAGATCCGTCAATCCATTGCCTACTCGGGTAAGAACGTGAAGATCTGTGCCTCACACGCTGGTTTAACGCTGGGTGAAGATGGTGCAACACACCAGATCTTGGAGGACATCGGATTAATGAAGATGTTACCTGGTATGACAGTGATCAATCCATGTGACTACAACCAAACAAAAGCGGCTACTATTGCGTTAGTAGAGCATGAGGGTCCGGTTTACTTGCGTTTCGGCCGTCCTGTTGTTCCTAACTTTACACCTGCGGACCAGAAGTTCGAAATCGGAAAGGCGATTATGTTGAACGAAGGTACGGATGTGACGATCGTTGCGACAGGTCACTTGGTATGGGAAGCCATCCAAGCGGGTGAGGAATTGGAGAAATTAGGCATCAGTGCTG is a genomic window containing:
- a CDS encoding transketolase family protein, with product MKKYTYTESKDTRSGFGAGLLEAGQKNENVVALCADLIGSLKMNDFIKAFPERFFQIGIAEANMMGIAAGLTIGGKIPFTGTFANFSTGRVYDQIRQSIAYSGKNVKICASHAGLTLGEDGATHQILEDIGLMKMLPGMTVINPCDYNQTKAATIALVEHEGPVYLRFGRPVVPNFTPADQKFEIGKAIMLNEGTDVTIVATGHLVWEAIQAGEELEKLGISAEIINIHTIKPLDDEAILKSVTKTGCIVTAEEHNRLGGLGDSVAQLLAKQLPTPQEYVAVDDSFGESGTPAQLMEKYGLNAANIVNAVRKVITRK
- the purB gene encoding adenylosuccinate lyase, translated to MTLSPLTAITPIDGRYYNNTKDLSNYFSEFALIKYRVLVEVEYFIALCGSGIPQLSHFDGSLNNKLRDLYRNFSLEDAQWIKDTEKVTNHDVKAVEYFLKNEFEKLGLSDSLEFIHFGLTSQDINNTAIPHSWKDALQEVYNPAITELVDELKKLSTEWENVSMLARTHGQPASPTRLGKEIKVFIERIEKQLELLKSIPFSAKFGGATGNFNAHFVAYPNHDWVAFGNSFVNETLGLDRSQTTTQIEHYDNFAASCDNLKRINNIIIDLCRDVWTYISMDYFKQKITAGQIGSSAMPHKVNPIDFENAEGNLGLANAVLEHLAAKLPISRLQRDLTDSTVLRNIGVPFAYTLIAIKSTLRGLRKLILNEAAFQADLENNWAVVAEAIQTILRREGYPKPYEALKDLTRTNAHVTQATIASFVDGLAVSDEVKAEIKAISPSNYTGVKL
- a CDS encoding transketolase, which encodes MSADINKLEQIASQVRRDIVRMVHACQSGHPGGSLGCTDYFVALYFHAMKHDPSFNMDGIGEDLFFLSNGHISPVFYSTLARAGYFPVSELSTFRKINSRLQGHPTTHEHLPGIRVASGSLGQGLSVALGAAQAKKLNKDNSLVYVLMGDGELQEGQVWEAAMYAPHNKMDNIIAAVDYNRAQIDGSTDEVLNLGNLRAKWEAFGWDVLEVDNGNDMTAVIAGLDEAKSRTGKGKPVIILLHTEMGSGVDFMMGSHKWHGVAPNDEQLETALNQIPRTIGDY
- a CDS encoding NifU family protein — encoded protein: MATINVYTESTPNPATMKFLVNKLLINGSLDYPDKEKAQESAFARELFKFNFVNGVFFASNFVTITKTEDAEWSDIEALLKEFVKGAVESELAVKPVEHSEEVVFEGSDVEVKIQQVLHDYVRPAVEQDGGAIAYKSFDSGIVTVELRGSCSGCPSSTITLKAGIEGLLKRMVPEVEEVVANAM
- a CDS encoding acyl-CoA dehydrogenase family protein; this translates as MFDKAKNILKLLKSVDFEQLEKISKKVDLAQVLGAVSKMDENQLNMAMKMLTGSKKKKDPPPINADFYDVSAKLSETDRALQMKVRTFLETEIKPLVNKYWLHDEFPFEIIPKLRELNVCGYVYEGYGCAGGTSLMDGIIASEFGRVDPSIATFLGVQSGLAMGSIYMCGSEEQKNEWLPKMQQLEKIGAFGLTEPLVGSATAGGLTTTCKRDGDNWVLNGQKKWIGNSTFSDITIIWARDLDDQQVKGFIVRKENPGFAVEKIKGKMALRIVQNGLITLTDCVVPDSDRLPHANSFKDTAKVLQMTRAGVAWMAVGCARGAYENALDYTIKREQFGKPIASFQLIQNHLVEMLSNLTAMQTLVFRLSELQDDDKLRDEHASLAKVFCTLRMRDIVSKAREVMGGNGILLEYNVARFLADAEAIYSYEGTKEINSLIVGRSITGFSAFV